Proteins from one Brevibacillus humidisoli genomic window:
- a CDS encoding FecCD family ABC transporter permease has protein sequence MNSHTGHVIQAEPSVPKLRTRPVAASIVLLGGFIAVVLGLATSISVGAADISLLTVWQALFHFNPDLTQHQIIQELRLPRALAAAMVGACFAVAGAIMQGMTRNPLADSGLLGLNAGARCMLALCFAFFPGLPYLYLILYSFLGAALGAALVYGIGSLSQNGLTPVRLTLAGAAVSALLVALSEGIAIYFQVGQDLAFWVAGGVAGTKWFQLNAMFPWVAGALIGALLLSRSITMLSLGDEVATGLGQRTRWVKLAAAIVVLVLAGAAVSAVGSIGFVGLLIPHVARFLVGVDYRWIIPCSAVLGSLLMILADIGARMINPPFETPIGALIALIGVPFFLYLVRKERREL, from the coding sequence ATGAATTCCCACACCGGCCATGTCATACAAGCTGAACCCTCTGTCCCTAAACTGCGTACAAGGCCTGTTGCCGCCTCGATTGTTTTGCTGGGGGGATTCATCGCCGTTGTCCTGGGTCTGGCGACATCGATTTCGGTTGGAGCGGCCGATATCAGCTTGCTTACGGTTTGGCAAGCTTTGTTCCACTTTAATCCTGACCTGACCCAGCATCAAATCATCCAGGAACTGCGGCTTCCACGTGCTTTGGCCGCAGCCATGGTTGGCGCCTGTTTCGCTGTTGCCGGTGCGATTATGCAGGGAATGACCCGCAACCCGCTGGCTGACTCTGGATTGCTCGGTCTGAATGCGGGAGCGCGATGCATGCTTGCCCTATGCTTTGCCTTTTTTCCGGGACTCCCTTATCTCTACTTGATTTTGTATTCCTTCCTTGGGGCAGCGCTCGGAGCGGCTCTGGTCTATGGGATTGGTTCGTTGTCGCAAAACGGGCTGACACCGGTCCGGCTAACGTTGGCTGGGGCGGCTGTCAGCGCGTTGTTGGTCGCTCTCAGCGAGGGGATTGCGATTTACTTTCAGGTTGGACAGGATTTGGCGTTTTGGGTTGCGGGCGGTGTGGCAGGTACCAAGTGGTTCCAACTCAATGCCATGTTCCCTTGGGTAGCCGGAGCGCTGATCGGGGCGCTGTTGCTGTCGCGCTCCATCACGATGCTGAGCTTAGGTGATGAGGTTGCGACAGGTCTTGGGCAGCGGACGAGGTGGGTAAAGCTGGCAGCTGCGATCGTCGTGCTGGTGCTGGCCGGGGCCGCAGTCTCTGCGGTCGGATCGATCGGTTTTGTCGGTCTGCTCATCCCCCATGTCGCCCGTTTTTTGGTTGGCGTCGATTACCGTTGGATCATCCCATGTTCGGCCGTGCTCGGCAGTCTGCTGATGATCCTCGCCGACATCGGGGCGCGAATGATTAATCCCCCGTTTGAGACGCCGATCGGTGCCCTGATTGCCCTGATTGGGGTCCCGTTCTTCCTCTACCTGGTGCGCAAAGAGAGAAGGGAACTGTAA
- a CDS encoding branched-chain amino acid ABC transporter permease has protein sequence MSGLSFPDLLQLLFSGIAVGGIYALISVGFVTIYNVNGVINFAQGEFVMVAGMIGATLATTGLPLWLACLLAVGAAGLVGAVVQRVALHPARYSSEVVLIIITIGLSIMLRGIALFIWGSNPRTLPAFFEGEPFTVLGAAVPRQDIVVVIIAVLSMLLLYLFFERTYMGTALRACMINKEVSRLMGISPEKMALLSLALGASLAGVVGVVVTPISLATPEMGLMIGLKGFVAATLGGLTSIPGAVLGGLLLGVLESLGAGLISSGYKDAIAFFLLILLLVLRPQGILGGRSAKRV, from the coding sequence ATGAGCGGACTTTCCTTTCCCGATCTCTTGCAACTGCTCTTCTCCGGAATCGCCGTTGGCGGCATTTACGCCTTGATCAGCGTTGGCTTCGTCACTATATACAACGTCAACGGCGTCATCAACTTTGCACAAGGTGAGTTTGTGATGGTTGCCGGGATGATCGGGGCGACATTGGCGACGACCGGCCTGCCGCTGTGGCTTGCCTGTCTGCTCGCCGTAGGGGCAGCTGGCCTGGTAGGAGCTGTTGTACAGCGGGTCGCCCTGCACCCGGCACGCTATTCCTCTGAAGTGGTGCTGATCATCATAACGATTGGACTCTCTATCATGCTGAGGGGAATCGCCTTGTTCATCTGGGGGAGCAATCCCCGCACCCTGCCTGCGTTTTTTGAAGGAGAACCATTTACGGTGCTGGGGGCGGCTGTGCCTCGGCAGGATATCGTCGTTGTGATCATCGCCGTGCTCTCCATGCTGCTGTTGTACCTGTTTTTTGAACGAACCTATATGGGGACTGCTCTGAGGGCCTGCATGATCAATAAGGAAGTAAGCAGATTGATGGGCATCTCACCGGAAAAAATGGCCCTGCTCAGCCTCGCGCTTGGTGCCAGCTTGGCCGGTGTGGTTGGCGTGGTGGTAACGCCGATCTCACTGGCTACGCCGGAGATGGGCTTGATGATTGGATTGAAGGGTTTTGTCGCGGCTACGCTGGGCGGATTGACCAGTATTCCCGGAGCGGTACTGGGCGGATTGCTGCTGGGAGTGCTGGAGTCGCTTGGCGCCGGATTAATCTCTTCCGGCTACAAGGATGCGATCGCCTTTTTCCTGTTGATCCTTCTGCTCGTGTTGAGGCCGCAGGGGATACTAGGCGGTCGCAGTGCCAAACGGGTGTAG
- a CDS encoding response regulator transcription factor has product MSCIKIFLCDDDPLFCELLVRFLDKEPEFQVIGQAADKESLLRAVTSHSIDILLLDNHLTHSPYDGIEAAIEIRASFPAMPIIVLSSLDDAALVAHAVAYGRVTNYITKEHYRDLPQAIRTAHAKQPSFHHSTTGVLINQFIQAYDMELRRQITPIQLEILKLLDQGYNRRQIADKLYYAEQTINNELCKLSAVIKGRFPYLQWLRLKKHNTKRIVQLAKQLQIIP; this is encoded by the coding sequence ATGAGCTGCATTAAGATTTTTCTCTGTGACGACGATCCGCTGTTTTGCGAACTGCTTGTCCGTTTTCTCGACAAGGAACCAGAGTTTCAGGTGATCGGACAAGCTGCGGACAAAGAGAGTTTGCTGCGAGCGGTCACCTCTCACTCGATCGATATCCTGTTGTTGGACAATCACTTGACCCACTCGCCATACGATGGCATTGAAGCAGCCATCGAGATTAGGGCATCGTTCCCGGCCATGCCCATCATCGTGCTTTCTTCCCTCGATGACGCAGCCCTGGTTGCCCACGCTGTTGCCTACGGCAGAGTGACCAATTACATCACCAAAGAACATTACCGCGACCTGCCGCAAGCGATCCGAACTGCTCATGCCAAGCAGCCTAGCTTTCATCATTCAACAACCGGTGTACTGATCAATCAATTCATCCAGGCGTACGACATGGAACTGCGACGGCAGATCACACCGATCCAGCTGGAAATCCTGAAGCTGTTGGACCAAGGATACAACCGCAGACAAATCGCGGACAAGCTGTATTATGCAGAACAGACGATCAACAATGAACTATGTAAACTATCTGCTGTGATCAAAGGGAGGTTCCCTTATCTGCAATGGCTGCGGCTAAAGAAGCACAACACCAAACGAATCGTCCAACTGGCCAAGCAGTTGCAGATCATTCCCTAG
- a CDS encoding branched-chain amino acid ABC transporter permease, which yields MEKQLETNVHANKPVFPQRWHVLMALGLLLFAVPLSTGSYITSLFVLMGIYVIAATGMTLIMGYGGIVTLCQAAFWGMGAYTSGILTATYGFPPIVALLIGIVLTGGVAALLGLITINLHGHLLSLATLGFGIVVNIFLLEETELTGGPSGLVGIPSFDLFGLGLSSETGWFYFVWAVALALILLVRNLVSSAWGRTLQAVHASSAAAEAMGVHVGRYRWQAFIISAVLGSISGSLYAHYMTFISPELFGFEQSIKYVLMAVVGGLASVWGGLVGVIVVTVLIELLREVIPLLLSESSAGAMETIFFGGLLVVMMIFMPQGISGGLSKLWSKLRQHDGRKAT from the coding sequence ATGGAAAAACAGCTAGAAACGAATGTACATGCCAACAAACCCGTGTTTCCGCAGCGATGGCACGTACTGATGGCCCTTGGGCTGCTGCTGTTTGCCGTACCACTCAGTACCGGGTCTTATATCACGAGCTTGTTTGTGCTGATGGGCATCTACGTCATTGCAGCGACTGGGATGACCCTGATCATGGGATATGGTGGCATTGTGACACTTTGCCAGGCTGCGTTTTGGGGCATGGGAGCCTATACGTCGGGAATCCTGACCGCGACCTACGGCTTCCCGCCGATTGTCGCTCTGCTGATCGGCATCGTTTTGACCGGAGGGGTTGCCGCGTTGCTGGGGTTGATCACGATCAACCTGCACGGACACTTGCTTTCCCTGGCCACTTTGGGATTTGGCATCGTCGTCAATATTTTTCTGTTGGAGGAAACGGAACTAACGGGAGGGCCCTCTGGTTTGGTCGGAATTCCTTCGTTTGACTTGTTTGGGCTCGGGTTGTCCTCTGAGACAGGCTGGTTCTACTTTGTCTGGGCAGTGGCGCTTGCTCTCATTCTGCTCGTGCGCAATCTGGTCAGCTCTGCTTGGGGCCGTACCTTGCAGGCTGTGCATGCCAGCTCAGCCGCGGCAGAAGCGATGGGGGTGCATGTCGGTCGCTATCGCTGGCAAGCTTTCATCATCAGTGCTGTGCTGGGGTCGATCAGCGGGTCCCTCTACGCTCACTACATGACCTTCATCAGCCCGGAGTTGTTCGGATTTGAGCAGTCGATCAAGTATGTGCTGATGGCTGTCGTCGGTGGGCTGGCCTCCGTCTGGGGCGGACTTGTGGGAGTGATTGTGGTGACCGTACTGATCGAACTGCTGCGCGAAGTGATCCCGCTGCTCTTGTCAGAATCGTCTGCGGGGGCGATGGAGACGATCTTTTTTGGCGGACTGCTCGTCGTGATGATGATCTTCATGCCGCAAGGGATTTCCGGAGGATTGAGCAAGCTCTGGTCAAAGCTGAGGCAACACGATGGGAGGAAAGCGACATGA
- a CDS encoding ABC transporter substrate-binding protein, which translates to MKKKSWGTILLSAAMVVGLAACGGTSDSPASGGQNSESASNGSGTEQLKIGAVLELTGKASVWGVPQRDAIQMAVEKINADGGINGKKLDLIVYDNESNETNSLVAAKKLVSQDEVLAVIGAGTTPTTMPLIPYMTKEEVPLVSVGSGDEIVHPVEERKWIFKTPSNNADISTSIVQFLKAQGKTKVAFISVNNAYGDSGKQTFEQIAKESGIEIIGAEKFGATDKDMKPQLTRIKSLNPDAVIVWAIPPAASIVNRNFWELKMDSMLIYSSGAGANAFIELAGEAAEGTYIATSKVWVADQLPADDPQKEILVDYVKAYEEKYKAKPSPIDGMAYDAVLVLTEAIKQAAVKGEVTRATIRDGLENVNHLVGLTGIFDTAADNHQGLKPEDVVMLQVRDGKWVLAQ; encoded by the coding sequence ATGAAGAAGAAGTCGTGGGGAACCATCTTGCTGTCAGCAGCTATGGTTGTCGGGTTAGCGGCCTGTGGAGGGACAAGCGATTCGCCAGCGTCTGGGGGTCAGAATTCTGAAAGCGCTTCAAATGGAAGCGGCACCGAGCAATTGAAGATCGGTGCTGTTCTGGAATTGACCGGGAAAGCCTCTGTCTGGGGCGTACCACAGCGCGACGCCATCCAGATGGCGGTGGAAAAAATCAATGCGGATGGAGGAATCAATGGGAAAAAGCTGGACCTGATCGTCTACGACAACGAATCAAATGAGACCAATTCCCTGGTGGCAGCCAAAAAGCTGGTCAGTCAGGACGAGGTTCTTGCGGTGATCGGAGCTGGCACGACACCGACGACGATGCCGCTGATTCCCTACATGACAAAGGAGGAAGTGCCGCTGGTCTCGGTTGGCTCCGGGGATGAAATCGTCCACCCCGTCGAGGAGCGGAAGTGGATTTTTAAGACGCCGAGCAACAATGCAGATATCTCGACCAGTATTGTCCAGTTTCTAAAGGCGCAGGGCAAGACCAAGGTGGCTTTCATCTCTGTCAACAATGCATACGGTGACAGCGGCAAGCAGACGTTTGAGCAGATTGCCAAAGAAAGCGGCATTGAGATCATCGGGGCAGAGAAGTTTGGTGCGACGGACAAAGACATGAAACCACAGTTAACCCGGATCAAGAGTCTAAACCCGGATGCGGTGATCGTCTGGGCGATCCCGCCGGCCGCTTCGATCGTCAACCGCAACTTTTGGGAGCTGAAAATGGACAGCATGCTGATCTACAGTTCCGGTGCCGGGGCTAACGCGTTTATCGAATTGGCTGGCGAAGCGGCAGAAGGAACTTACATCGCCACCAGCAAGGTATGGGTGGCGGATCAGCTGCCGGCAGATGATCCACAGAAAGAGATTCTTGTCGACTACGTAAAAGCATACGAGGAGAAGTACAAGGCCAAGCCAAGCCCGATTGACGGAATGGCCTACGACGCGGTGCTAGTGCTGACGGAAGCGATCAAACAGGCCGCTGTCAAGGGAGAAGTGACGCGGGCGACGATCCGAGATGGATTGGAAAATGTGAACCATCTGGTCGGACTGACGGGCATCTTTGATACGGCAGCGGATAACCATCAGGGCTTGAAGCCGGAGGATGTCGTGATGCTGCAAGTGCGGGATGGCAAATGGGTGTTGGCCCAATGA
- a CDS encoding FecCD family ABC transporter permease, translating to MEVIRSTQVERRRAARAAIVMSALGILILVMLVISLNTGYIRLAPFDVWKTLIGAGTDKQELILFDFRLPRIVISVLVGAGLAVSGCILQGLARNALAEPGILGINSGAGLMVILFVSFYPTNAAAPVFLLPLLALVGAGLTAALIYGLAFKKHEGLSPTRLVLTGIAVAAGINAAMIVLTIRLDPNRFQFVATWLAGNIWGTDWDFVLALLPWLVVLLPFVFRKANVLNVLNLGELTAAGLGVLMEKERRYLLAAAVGLVASCIAVSGGITFVGLIAPHLARQLVGPKHQFLLPASALTGGLLLITADTLGRWILQPSEIPTGIVVAVVGAPYFLYLLAKSKA from the coding sequence ATGGAAGTGATCAGATCTACCCAGGTGGAGCGCCGTCGTGCTGCTCGAGCAGCAATCGTCATGTCTGCTTTGGGTATCCTCATTCTCGTCATGCTCGTGATCAGTTTGAATACGGGATATATCCGCTTGGCGCCGTTTGATGTATGGAAGACATTGATCGGAGCCGGCACGGATAAACAGGAGCTGATTCTGTTCGATTTCCGACTGCCTCGGATCGTGATCTCCGTACTGGTCGGCGCAGGTCTCGCAGTATCGGGCTGTATCCTGCAGGGGCTGGCCCGCAACGCGCTTGCAGAACCAGGGATCCTCGGCATCAATTCCGGTGCCGGCTTGATGGTTATTTTGTTTGTCTCTTTTTATCCGACCAATGCGGCCGCTCCGGTTTTCTTGCTGCCGCTGCTCGCATTAGTAGGCGCAGGCTTGACCGCCGCTCTCATCTACGGACTAGCATTTAAAAAACACGAGGGGCTTTCTCCCACGCGGCTGGTCCTGACGGGTATAGCCGTTGCTGCCGGAATCAATGCTGCCATGATCGTGCTGACGATCAGACTGGACCCAAATCGCTTTCAGTTCGTAGCCACTTGGCTGGCGGGGAACATATGGGGAACCGATTGGGACTTCGTACTGGCGTTGCTGCCGTGGCTGGTCGTACTGCTTCCCTTCGTCTTCCGCAAGGCCAATGTGCTGAATGTGCTCAACCTAGGTGAGCTGACGGCCGCAGGGTTGGGGGTTCTGATGGAGAAGGAACGTCGCTACCTGCTAGCTGCCGCGGTCGGATTGGTCGCCTCCTGTATTGCCGTCAGCGGAGGCATCACGTTTGTCGGGCTGATCGCTCCCCATCTTGCGCGGCAGTTGGTCGGGCCGAAACACCAGTTTCTGCTGCCAGCCTCTGCCCTAACAGGGGGATTGCTGCTGATCACAGCCGACACGCTGGGACGTTGGATCCTGCAGCCTTCGGAGATTCCTACTGGTATAGTGGTGGCGGTGGTTGGGGCGCCGTACTTCTTGTACTTGTTAGCCAAATCAAAGGCATAA
- a CDS encoding type 1 glutamine amidotransferase domain-containing protein, which yields MRLAGKKVVCFIEHEFEDLELWYPVLRLREEGATVEIVGPAANETYHGKYGVPCKSDKSLVEVNPADYDGVLVPGGWAPDKLRRYPEVLFFVRAMHESKKPIGHICHAGWVLASARILQGVTTTSTPGIKDDMENAGATWVDQDVVVDGHIVGSRRPPDLPAYAKAFADLLAR from the coding sequence ATGAGATTGGCTGGAAAAAAGGTGGTCTGCTTCATCGAACATGAGTTCGAAGATTTGGAACTTTGGTACCCGGTGCTGCGCCTGCGTGAGGAAGGCGCGACGGTGGAGATCGTCGGTCCTGCGGCCAACGAAACCTATCACGGGAAGTACGGGGTTCCCTGCAAGTCGGACAAATCGCTTGTCGAGGTGAATCCCGCCGACTACGACGGTGTGCTCGTTCCCGGTGGCTGGGCGCCGGATAAGCTGCGTCGCTATCCGGAAGTGCTCTTTTTTGTGCGTGCCATGCACGAATCAAAAAAGCCGATCGGTCATATCTGCCATGCTGGGTGGGTGCTGGCTTCAGCCAGAATCCTGCAAGGTGTAACCACTACTTCGACTCCCGGCATCAAAGATGACATGGAAAACGCGGGTGCCACCTGGGTCGATCAGGATGTTGTCGTCGACGGCCACATTGTCGGCTCCCGTCGTCCACCGGATCTACCCGCTTACGCCAAGGCGTTTGCCGACCTGCTGGCCAGGTAG
- a CDS encoding ABC transporter ATP-binding protein codes for MERLYTQQLDIGYAETLIVKNLSLTVPTGKITALVGSNGSGKSTILKTMARLMKPKAGVVLLDGKTIHEQPTKEVAKQLAILPQNPTAPEGLTVSELIGYGRFPHQKRFSLTREDKEIIHWAIQVTGMESFSDRPVDQLSGGQRQRAWIAMALAQQTDILFLDEPTTFLDMAHQLEVLQLLQKLNQEEGRTIVMVVHDLNHASRYAHHIVAIKSGTVVSEGSPHQVMTQEVLREVFGIEADILHDPRTGVPLCLPFALAGPSEHAQSQTVKTGDSSLIDDQRVPLTSAR; via the coding sequence ATGGAGCGTTTGTACACACAACAACTGGATATCGGATATGCAGAGACATTGATCGTGAAAAATCTCAGCCTAACCGTACCGACAGGCAAAATAACAGCGCTTGTCGGCTCGAACGGGTCCGGCAAATCGACTATCTTAAAGACGATGGCCCGGCTGATGAAGCCAAAAGCAGGCGTCGTCTTGCTGGACGGAAAGACGATTCACGAGCAGCCGACAAAGGAAGTCGCCAAGCAACTGGCGATCTTGCCGCAAAACCCGACGGCACCCGAGGGACTGACCGTATCGGAGTTGATCGGCTATGGACGGTTTCCCCATCAAAAACGGTTTAGCTTAACCCGTGAGGACAAGGAGATCATCCACTGGGCCATCCAGGTTACAGGCATGGAGTCTTTTAGCGATCGTCCGGTTGATCAACTGTCGGGAGGACAGCGCCAGCGTGCCTGGATTGCCATGGCTCTGGCCCAACAGACTGATATCTTGTTTTTGGATGAGCCGACCACGTTCCTGGATATGGCCCATCAGTTGGAAGTCCTGCAATTGCTGCAAAAGTTAAATCAAGAGGAAGGACGAACGATTGTAATGGTCGTTCACGATCTAAACCATGCTTCCCGGTATGCCCATCACATCGTCGCCATCAAATCGGGCACGGTAGTCAGCGAAGGATCGCCGCATCAGGTCATGACCCAGGAAGTACTGCGCGAGGTGTTTGGCATAGAGGCTGATATTTTGCACGATCCGAGAACAGGTGTGCCACTATGCCTGCCGTTTGCGCTCGCTGGCCCATCGGAGCATGCGCAGTCGCAGACGGTGAAAACAGGTGATTCCTCGCTCATAGACGATCAGAGAGTACCGCTGACGTCGGCCAGGTAA
- a CDS encoding sensor histidine kinase has translation MDASHFLSDQLLLQMESERWLPVLHLDILYQAQVYLGLFGEMTSSYAILMFAIVYSGVATPTGQRVLAALLLIPVLPSPFFTLSTGDPHFAEELMLAWVGPYYLLTCLLLLHTLYWEDNPVLRQKHMATACIVIPPVIAYLCLHFIPRIHDEHFHGYHYIPLFVGICFLLFFVLSTRYRGFVAPFRLDKHCLSDKKMFDHTWQTVASGTSLLHHAIKNRVIILNMLVERMSEEVNQQQTRSLTDDIELLRTETKQMLQLLFRLQKKLDQVEISPTLNSISQIMEQTLRAHRHLLDGKEVVWKMDVKEVPLLCCDAAHLQEAFSNLIMNAVESMEAGCGVLDIRIFATKRKAVITICDNGCGIPKEHLPLIFKPYYSSKRGGGHIGLGLSYCQLVVEKHNGSISVQSEPGKGSAFTIVLPLRQKLPAPALDQKWGLTHELH, from the coding sequence ATGGATGCATCCCACTTCTTATCGGATCAGCTTCTTCTGCAGATGGAATCAGAACGTTGGCTGCCTGTTTTGCACCTGGACATCCTGTATCAGGCTCAAGTCTACTTGGGATTGTTTGGCGAAATGACCTCCTCGTACGCCATCCTGATGTTCGCCATCGTCTACTCAGGCGTGGCCACTCCAACAGGACAGCGAGTACTGGCCGCTCTATTGCTGATTCCGGTTCTACCTTCCCCTTTTTTTACGCTGTCTACTGGCGACCCTCACTTCGCCGAAGAGTTGATGCTGGCATGGGTAGGACCATACTACCTGCTAACCTGCCTGCTGCTGCTGCATACGCTGTATTGGGAAGACAACCCGGTATTGCGGCAAAAGCACATGGCAACAGCCTGTATCGTCATTCCACCGGTCATCGCTTATCTTTGTCTACACTTTATCCCCCGCATCCACGATGAACATTTCCACGGTTACCATTATATACCTCTATTTGTTGGAATCTGTTTTTTGCTTTTCTTTGTTTTATCTACTCGTTATCGGGGATTCGTTGCACCGTTTCGGTTGGACAAGCATTGTTTGTCAGACAAAAAAATGTTCGATCATACCTGGCAAACGGTCGCCTCCGGAACATCACTGCTGCATCACGCGATCAAGAACAGAGTGATTATTCTCAACATGCTGGTCGAACGAATGAGCGAAGAAGTGAACCAGCAGCAAACCCGATCGCTGACAGATGACATCGAATTGCTGCGTACAGAGACGAAACAGATGCTGCAGCTGCTGTTCCGCCTGCAAAAAAAGCTGGATCAGGTCGAGATATCGCCTACTCTCAACAGTATCTCGCAGATCATGGAACAAACCTTGCGTGCCCACCGCCATTTGCTGGATGGAAAGGAGGTTGTTTGGAAGATGGATGTAAAAGAGGTTCCCTTGTTATGTTGTGATGCTGCCCATCTGCAAGAGGCGTTTTCTAATCTGATCATGAATGCAGTGGAATCGATGGAAGCGGGGTGCGGCGTACTGGATATCCGCATATTCGCTACCAAGCGAAAAGCAGTAATCACCATATGTGACAACGGCTGCGGCATCCCCAAGGAGCACCTGCCTCTCATCTTCAAACCGTATTACTCCTCCAAACGGGGAGGCGGCCATATTGGTCTGGGACTGAGTTACTGTCAGCTAGTTGTAGAAAAGCATAACGGAAGCATATCAGTGCAAAGTGAACCCGGAAAAGGAAGCGCTTTCACTATTGTGTTGCCATTACGGCAGAAGTTGCCTGCACCCGCACTGGATCAGAAATGGGGCCTGACGCATGAGCTGCATTAA
- a CDS encoding M4 family metallopeptidase, with amino-acid sequence MSGGLTALAQEEMDKISYHEDLNTPSYIGETWKAPKGVSKQEALWAYLEEKKEKFKVSGDAKRFFKVKSEEADEALGTYHFRLHEVYEGIPIYGSDQNIAMDSEGNVTAFFGRVTPNPEQIDVPTEAKIKESEAIKIAKKDVEKKAGKVSWLDEQQADKAASDADLAVKKERSNAKATLYIYPFEGENYLAYEVEVVHLSPEPARWFYYVDAVSGEVIDKYNALTEATGSGRGVLGDTKTFEVYPYNSRYYLYDTTRGSGILTYDARNSSLIYSNSTVFNDPAAVDAHYYASVVYDYYSDVHGRNSYDGRGSELVSYVHYGNRYNNAFWTGSEMVYGDGDGSTFIPLSGGLDVVAHEITHGVTERTAGLIYRNESGAINESISDIIGAMVDRDDWMMGEDVYTPHISGDALRSMSDPTRFDQPDHYSDRYTGSGDNGGVHINSGINNKAAYLIAQGGTHYGVSVTGIGRAKTEKIYYRALTRYLNSSSNFAQMRDAAVQAAADLYGANSPEVTAVNRAYDAVGVQ; translated from the coding sequence ATGAGTGGAGGGTTGACTGCTTTGGCGCAAGAGGAGATGGACAAGATCTCCTACCATGAAGACTTGAACACCCCCTCCTATATCGGCGAAACCTGGAAAGCACCGAAAGGGGTCAGCAAGCAGGAAGCCCTGTGGGCGTACCTGGAGGAGAAAAAAGAGAAGTTTAAGGTAAGTGGTGATGCCAAACGCTTTTTTAAAGTGAAGAGTGAGGAAGCGGATGAAGCGTTGGGAACATACCACTTCCGTCTGCATGAGGTGTACGAGGGCATTCCTATCTATGGCTCCGATCAAAACATCGCAATGGATAGCGAGGGCAACGTGACTGCGTTTTTTGGCCGGGTTACGCCAAATCCAGAGCAGATTGATGTCCCGACGGAAGCCAAGATCAAGGAGTCGGAAGCGATCAAGATCGCCAAAAAAGATGTGGAGAAAAAAGCGGGCAAAGTGAGTTGGCTGGATGAACAGCAGGCGGACAAGGCGGCCTCAGATGCTGATCTCGCGGTTAAGAAAGAGCGTTCAAATGCAAAAGCAACCTTGTACATTTACCCGTTTGAAGGTGAAAACTACCTCGCTTATGAAGTGGAAGTGGTCCATCTCAGCCCTGAGCCCGCCCGCTGGTTCTATTATGTAGATGCTGTCAGCGGCGAGGTGATTGACAAGTACAATGCACTGACGGAAGCGACCGGATCCGGCAGAGGGGTTTTGGGCGACACGAAGACGTTTGAGGTATATCCCTACAATTCCCGTTATTACCTGTATGATACGACACGGGGGTCCGGGATCTTGACCTATGACGCCCGCAACTCTTCGTTAATTTACAGCAACAGCACGGTTTTTAACGATCCTGCCGCTGTGGATGCCCACTATTATGCCAGCGTGGTATACGACTATTACAGCGATGTCCACGGCAGAAACAGCTATGATGGCAGAGGATCGGAGCTGGTATCGTACGTGCATTACGGAAACCGGTATAACAATGCCTTCTGGACCGGTTCAGAGATGGTCTATGGCGATGGGGACGGCAGTACCTTCATTCCGCTGTCCGGCGGCTTGGACGTTGTGGCCCATGAGATCACCCATGGTGTAACGGAAAGAACAGCCGGTCTCATCTACCGCAACGAGTCGGGAGCGATCAACGAGTCGATCTCCGATATCATCGGTGCGATGGTGGACCGTGATGACTGGATGATGGGAGAAGACGTGTACACTCCGCATATCAGTGGAGATGCCTTGCGCTCGATGTCTGATCCCACCAGATTCGACCAGCCTGATCACTACAGCGATCGCTATACAGGCAGTGGTGACAACGGAGGCGTGCACATCAACAGTGGGATCAACAACAAAGCGGCTTACTTGATCGCCCAAGGCGGCACCCATTACGGTGTCAGCGTTACGGGTATCGGACGGGCCAAGACGGAAAAGATCTACTACCGCGCTCTGACCAGATACCTCAACTCCAGTTCCAACTTTGCACAGATGAGGGATGCTGCGGTACAGGCGGCGGCTGATCTGTACGGTGCCAACTCTCCTGAAGTGACGGCGGTCAACAGAGCATACGACGCAGTAGGTGTCCAGTAA